One window of the Triticum dicoccoides isolate Atlit2015 ecotype Zavitan chromosome 3B, WEW_v2.0, whole genome shotgun sequence genome contains the following:
- the LOC119275039 gene encoding uncharacterized protein LOC119275039 isoform X2, which yields MSPQGTNEVQSNQLNTMATDAPAGDPSSLTVASNDNRKVSREDIELVQNLIERCLQLYMTKGEVVRTLSARARIEPGFTTLVWQKLEEENPEFFRAYYIRLKLKRQIILFNHLLQHQCNLMKYPAHPNVPLAPMQNGMHPMPVNNLPMGYPVLQQPLMPAPGQPHIDPMVCGLSSGHVVNGIPAPGGYQPIRMNSGNDMVVDNGAPEVAHNGAMSSEMAVSPSSAASSNHAPFTPSEIPGMAMDTSMLDSAFGSDIGNTEPLQLGPDGSSRDSIRSLGQLWNFSLSDLTADLTSLGDLEALENYEGTPFLPSDSDLLLDSPDHNDDIVEYFADAINGTQSDEEKS from the exons ATGTCACCCCAAGGTACCAATGAAGTGCAAAGTAACCAACTAAACACAATGGCCACTGATGCTCCTGCAGGAGATCCTAGTTCTTTGACAGTCGCTAGTAATGATAATAGAAAAGTCTCCCGCGAAGACATTGAACTT GTCCAGAATTTAATAGAGCGCTGTCTGCAGCTATACATGACCAAAGGAGAGGTTGTTAGGACACTTTCTGCTCGTGCGAGAATAGAACCTGGCTTCACAACTTTAG tATGGCAGAAACTTGAAGAAGAGAACCCTGAATTCTTTCGGGCTTACTATATAAGATTGAAACTGAAAAGACAGATTATCTTGTTCAACCATTTGTTGCAGCACCAGTGTAATTTGATGAAATATCCAGCACATCCGAACGTTCCACTGGCTCCAATGCAAAATGGGATGCATCCTATGCCAG TTAACAATCTACCGATGGGGTATCCAGTACTTCAGCAACCTCTGATGCCTGCTCCCGGCCAGCCTCACATTGATCCGATGGTTTGTGGTCTATCCAGCGGTCATGTGGTGAATGGGATCCCTGCACCAGGTGGCTATCAACCAATTCGCATGAACTCCGGAAACGA CATGGTTGTTGACAACGGTGCACCTGAAGTTGCacataatggtgccatgtcatctgaGATGGCTGTGAGTCCCTCATCGGCAGCATCAAGCAACCATGCTCCTTTCACTCCGTCGGAAATACCAGGGATGGCCATGGATACATCGATGCTAGATTCAGCATTTGGATCTGACATAGGGAACACAGAACCTCTGCAATTAGGGCCAGATGGGTCGTCAAGGGATTCCATCCGATCCTTGGGGCAGCTCTGGAATTTCAGCCTCTCTGATCTTACAGCTGATTTGACAAGTTTAGGAG ATTTGGAGGCTCTTGAGAACTACGAAGGTACCCCTTTCCTGCCCTCGGACTCGGACCTCTTACTTGATTCCCCAGACCATAATGATGACATAG TTGAGTACTTCGCCGACGCCATCAATGGGACTCAGTCAGACGAAGAGAAGTCATAG
- the LOC119275039 gene encoding uncharacterized protein LOC119275039 isoform X1: MKDSQDIQSTTELQMSPQGTNEVQSNQLNTMATDAPAGDPSSLTVASNDNRKVSREDIELVQNLIERCLQLYMTKGEVVRTLSARARIEPGFTTLVWQKLEEENPEFFRAYYIRLKLKRQIILFNHLLQHQCNLMKYPAHPNVPLAPMQNGMHPMPVNNLPMGYPVLQQPLMPAPGQPHIDPMVCGLSSGHVVNGIPAPGGYQPIRMNSGNDMVVDNGAPEVAHNGAMSSEMAVSPSSAASSNHAPFTPSEIPGMAMDTSMLDSAFGSDIGNTEPLQLGPDGSSRDSIRSLGQLWNFSLSDLTADLTSLGDLEALENYEGTPFLPSDSDLLLDSPDHNDDIVEYFADAINGTQSDEEKS; the protein is encoded by the exons ATGAAGGATTCTCAG GATATTCAGAGCACGACAGAGCTGCAGATGTCACCCCAAGGTACCAATGAAGTGCAAAGTAACCAACTAAACACAATGGCCACTGATGCTCCTGCAGGAGATCCTAGTTCTTTGACAGTCGCTAGTAATGATAATAGAAAAGTCTCCCGCGAAGACATTGAACTT GTCCAGAATTTAATAGAGCGCTGTCTGCAGCTATACATGACCAAAGGAGAGGTTGTTAGGACACTTTCTGCTCGTGCGAGAATAGAACCTGGCTTCACAACTTTAG tATGGCAGAAACTTGAAGAAGAGAACCCTGAATTCTTTCGGGCTTACTATATAAGATTGAAACTGAAAAGACAGATTATCTTGTTCAACCATTTGTTGCAGCACCAGTGTAATTTGATGAAATATCCAGCACATCCGAACGTTCCACTGGCTCCAATGCAAAATGGGATGCATCCTATGCCAG TTAACAATCTACCGATGGGGTATCCAGTACTTCAGCAACCTCTGATGCCTGCTCCCGGCCAGCCTCACATTGATCCGATGGTTTGTGGTCTATCCAGCGGTCATGTGGTGAATGGGATCCCTGCACCAGGTGGCTATCAACCAATTCGCATGAACTCCGGAAACGA CATGGTTGTTGACAACGGTGCACCTGAAGTTGCacataatggtgccatgtcatctgaGATGGCTGTGAGTCCCTCATCGGCAGCATCAAGCAACCATGCTCCTTTCACTCCGTCGGAAATACCAGGGATGGCCATGGATACATCGATGCTAGATTCAGCATTTGGATCTGACATAGGGAACACAGAACCTCTGCAATTAGGGCCAGATGGGTCGTCAAGGGATTCCATCCGATCCTTGGGGCAGCTCTGGAATTTCAGCCTCTCTGATCTTACAGCTGATTTGACAAGTTTAGGAG ATTTGGAGGCTCTTGAGAACTACGAAGGTACCCCTTTCCTGCCCTCGGACTCGGACCTCTTACTTGATTCCCCAGACCATAATGATGACATAG TTGAGTACTTCGCCGACGCCATCAATGGGACTCAGTCAGACGAAGAGAAGTCATAG